A part of Selenomonadales bacterium genomic DNA contains:
- a CDS encoding asparaginase gives RSVTKTHSANPHAFTSPAWGALGYADEDRIVWRARPFMREHITTDTLVEDVYLVKMATGQDDLLLRCLIEKRVSGIVLEGFGRGNIPPACRQAVIDAIKAGIPVVLTTRVHAGRVLPVYGYEGGAADLLQHGIILAGDLTAQQARLKLMCALPNANSLDDVRTYFDNE, from the coding sequence CGCTCCGTCACCAAGACGCACAGCGCCAATCCGCACGCCTTCACCTCGCCTGCATGGGGCGCACTCGGCTACGCAGACGAAGACCGCATCGTATGGCGCGCTCGTCCATTCATGCGCGAACATATCACGACCGACACGCTCGTCGAAGATGTCTACCTCGTCAAAATGGCGACAGGTCAAGACGACCTTCTCCTGCGCTGTCTTATCGAAAAACGCGTCAGCGGTATCGTCCTCGAAGGCTTCGGCCGCGGCAATATCCCGCCCGCCTGCCGTCAAGCTGTCATCGACGCCATCAAAGCAGGTATCCCCGTCGTCCTCACCACGCGCGTCCACGCAGGCAGAGTTCTTCCCGTCTACGGCTACGAAGGCGGCGCGGCAGACCTCCTTCAGCACGGCATCATCCTCGCAGGCGACCTCACCGCACAGCAGGCGCGCCTCAAGCTCATGTGCGCCCTGCCGAACGCGAACAGCCTTGACGACGTGCGTACCTACTTTGATAACGAATAA